The Acidobacteriota bacterium region CGGAATCGGACGCGAGAACAGGTAGGTGATCGTCTTGTCCTCGATCTCGTCGGCCATCAGCGACGTGCCGTAGAACACGGCCAGCACGGGCACCGCGAATCGCAGGTAGAACACCCACACCATCAACCCGAAGATCGCCCCGCTGCCGATCTTCACGCCATCGATCTGCATGCCCTGCCCCGTCCCGACCGTCAGCACGTCGATCACCCGCACCATGAGCGCGATGAGCAACGGCCCCCCGACGACGAGTCCCATGAACACCGTCCGCCGCGACCACAGCATCTGGTCCAGCGATAGATCAAAGACCCTCAGAGCCGCACTGGACAGGGACAGGGGTTGACCGGCAACCGGCAACGGGCAACCGGCAACCGGAGCCTCCCGGGCGGCAACCGGCAACCGGCAACCGGCAACGGGGGACTCCACATCGGGAGCCGGTGCACCACGGCCGGCAACCGAGGGGCCACCACCAGCGGTTGGTGTGGGTAGTTGGTTCTCGACGTTGGGAACACCGGTGTCGGAACGTGTCATTGCGGGACGTCTCCTGGGCGATCGGCGTGGACGACCCGGGCATGCCTGTTGCTCCGGAACGCGGCATGGCCGACGTCCGCGTGAGAGCCATGCTGCACCGCCTCATCATGCCCGTCGAACGCTCCTCTCCCACACGCTGACCCTCTGCCCGTCAGCGGTTGTGGGACTCCGACTGCCAGCCGTGAGCTCTCCCGGTTACCGGTTGCCCGTTGCCGGTGGCCGGCCGTGAGGCTCCGGTTGCCGGTTGCCCGTTGCCGGCTGCCGCCCGGGAGGCTCCGGTTGCCGGTTGCCCGTTGTCGGTTGCCGGCCGTGAGCCCTCCGGTTGCCGGTTGCCGGTTGCCGGTTGCCGTCACTGTCATCGCACCAGATACCCGAACACCGCGGCGAGGTTGTCGTCGGGGGAGGTGACCTCGTCGATGCGACCGAGGGACTCGGTGGCAGCGAGGGTCGTGAGTTGCGTGTAGAACGTGTCCGGCTGGTCGGTCTCGACGACGAGGGCGTCGGCTTCGAAGCGGAGGCTGCGCACGTACGGGAACGAGAGGCACTCGCGCGCGAGTTCACGGGGGCGTTCGGCGCGGATGTGGACCGTGTGTGGGTGATGGTCGATGAGCGCGCGGATGTCGTGGACGTCGCCCTCGGCGAGGATGCGGCCGTTGTTGATGAGGAGCACGTTGCTCGTCATCGCCTCCACCTCGTGGAGGATGTGGCTCGACACGAGCACGCTGCGCCCGTCGCGCGCCCAGTCGCGGATGAGGCGAATCGTGCGGCGGCGCATGAGCGGGTCCATCCCCGTCAGCGGCTCGTCGAGGATGAGGAGCTCGGGGTCGTGCACGAGGGCCTGGGCGAGTTTCACGCGCTGGCGCATGCCCTTGCTGTACGCGCCGATCTTCTTGTCCGCGGCAGGCACGAGATCGACGGCGTCGAGCGCACGCAGCGCCGCGGCGCGGGCATCGTCCTGCGAGAAGCCACTGAGGCGCGCGAGCGCCGCCACCCACTCGACGCCCGTCATCCGCTCGTAGAACGCATCCTGCTCGGGACAGAACCCGAGGCGGGTGTACGCGGCGGGGTTGTTCCAGATCGGCTGGCCCAGCACCGTGAGGCTGCCCTTGCTCGGACGCAACTGGCCGGTGACCAGCTTCATGAACGTCGACTTGCCGGCGCCGTTCGGGCCCAGCAGGCCCGTGATGCCCGGCGGGATCGAGACGGTGACATCGTTGAGGCCGATGACCTGGCCGTACCACTTCGACACGCCGTCGACGCTGATGACGGCTCCGCTCATGTCACGACCTCCACGCCCCTGACGCGACGCTCGAGGATCGATGCCGCGATCGCGATCACCGCGAGCAGCACGAGGATCGACACCGCCACGGGCGTGTGGTAGCGCGGCGCCTGCCTGAAGATCAGGTCTCCCACCTGCTCGAGACTCGCCCTGATCGAGATCCACGAGACCGTCGTGCTGCCGGTGATGAGGCGCAGCGCGTTGAACATCGCGTCGGAGAAGATGAGCGCGCCGGCAAACAGGATGCCGACAAAGCGGCTGCTGCGCGACAGCGACGACAACGCCGTCATGCCGAACGTGATCACGATCACTTCGAGCAGGCAGTACAGCGTGATCGACGCGACGAGCGACGAGTTCGCGACGAGGAACGTGAAGCTGCCGGAGAAGGCGACCTGCATGACGAGCAGCAGCATCGCGGGGAGCCAGGTGATTGCGAGCAGGAACGTGGCGAGTACCGTCATCTTGCCGAGCACGTACTCGGCGCGCGTCACGGGCTTGGAGAGGTACAGTTGCAGCGCGTTGGCGCGACGGTCGTTGGCGATGAGTCCCGACCCGACGTAGACGGTGAGCAGGAAGACGAACACGCTCTGCTGGCCGAGGAAGTCGCGGAACATCTGCACCGACGGGGCGAGGAACGGCGCGGCCTGCGAGAAATTGGCCGCGAGGAACAACTGGCTCGCCCGCACGATGAACGGAATCCACGCCGCGAGCACCAGGCCGAGGAACGCGCGGCGCGAGAGGAACGTCATCAGGCCCGCGCGAGCAATCACCGTCCAGGCGCTCGCCGCGGGCCGCCGCTCGCCCTCGTAGCGGCGGTACGACTGATCATGGATGGGCACGGCCGCCTCCTTCGATGGCGTCGATGAAGACGTCCTCGAGCGTGGGGACGCTGGGCCGCAGGTGTCGCACCTGCATGCCGTGCGCCGACGCGAGCGTGAACACGTCGCGCGCGCTGCGGCCGGCCGGCACCAGCACGCGCATCACGTCCTGGTCGGTGCCGTGCGCCTCGATGCCATTGCCTCGCAAGGCCGTGAGGAACGCCGGCAGATCGCCCTTGATGCGCAGTTCGAACACGCTGCCGCCCTGCCCCTTCAGCGTCGCGATGGGGCCCTGGGTGGCCACGCGTCCCTTGTCCATCACGATCACGTGGTCGCAGGCGTGCTCGACGTCCGGCAGCAGGTGCGACGACAGGATCAGGTTGACGCGCTTGGCGTGGCCGAGGTCGTGGATGAGCGCGAGCATCTCGTCGCGGCCCTTCGGGTCCATGCCGTTGGTCGGCTCGTCGAGGAAGAGCAGATCGGGATCGTGGACGAGCGCCTGGGCCAGTTTGATGCGCTGCTTCATGCCCGTCGAGTACGTCTCGACGTTGCGGTAGCGCGCCTCGCCGAGGCCGACGTAGTAGAGCACCTCGTGCGCGCGCTGCATCGCGTCAACAGGCGGCAGGCCAGAGAGTTGCCCGCAGTAGGCCACGAACGTGACGGCGTTCATGCCCGGGATGTGCGCGTCGTTCTCCGGCATGTAGCCGATGCGCGTGCGGATCTCCGCGGCCCTGTGCCTGACGTCGAGGCCGAAGACGTGCATCCGGCCGCGTGACGGCGCCACGAACCCCAGCAACGCCTTGATCAGCGTGCTCTTGCCCGCGCCGTTCGGCCCGAGGAGGCCGACGGCACCAGGCGGGAACTGCACGCTCACGCCGGACAGGGCGTCGCTCGGCCCGTACACGACCGTCACATCGTCGAGGGCGATCACGGAGGAGGCGGGTTCGGGGGCCACGGACACAGGCTACATACGGAGCAGGGTGGACGCCAGTTCAGCGACCGGCAACGGGCAACCCGGCAACCGGCAACCGGGACCGTTCGCTCCATCGAGGACGCCAGATCGGTTGCCCGTTGCCCGTTGCCCGACACCGTCACCGAACGCCCAACTCGTCCGCGCGTTCCCTGAGGGACTCTATGACGTTGGCGATATGGGCCTCGATGGGCAGGTCGAGCAGCGCCGCGCCGTGCAGCATGTCGTCGCGCGAGACGGCGCGTGCGAACGCCTTGTCCTTCATCCGCTTCTTCACCGACGCGGCTTCGAGGTCGAGCACGCTCTTCGATGGTCGTACGAGTGCCGCGGCCATGACGAAGCCCGACATCTCGTCGCAGGCGTACAACACCTTCTCGAGCGGACTGTCACGCGACACGCCGCTGTAGTCGGCGTGCGACAGGATCGCGCGCGTCACCACCTCGGGATAGCCGCGCTCTCGGAGGATCTCGACGCCCTTGTACGGATGGTCGTCGAGCGACGGCCAACGCTCGTAATCGAAATCGTGCAGCAGCGCCGTCACGCCCCACAGGGCTTCGTCGCCACCCATGCGTCTCGCGTAACCACGCACTGACGCTTCAACGGCGTAGGCATGACGACGAAGGCTCTCGCCCTGGGTGTACTCGTGCAGCAGCGCGAGCGCCGCGTCGCGATCGGGCACCCAGGTCACGATCGGCGCCCCCGGCGCGCCAGCAGGTACACCGGCACGCCCGTCAGCACGATCACGAGCCCCGGCCACGTGGTGGCCGGGCGATACGCGAAGAGCACCAGCAGGATCGAGAGGGCGCCGACGATGTAGAGCGCCGGCACGACGGGATAGCCGAACGCCTTGTACGGACGGGGCGCGTCCGGACGCGTGATGCGCAGCCGGAACAGGCCCGCCACCGTGAGCGCGTAGAACAGCAGCGCCGCCGAGATCACGTAGTCGAGCAGGTTCGAGTACAGGTTGCCGTACGTGCCGGTGGTCACGTCGTACGTGCGCGGCAGCACCAGCAGCACCGCCCACACGCCCTGCAGGACGAGGCCGAACGCGGGCACCTGCGCCTGGTTGAGCTCGGCGGCGCGCTTGAAGAAGAGGCCGTCGCGCGCCATCGCGTAGTACGCCCGCGCACCAGCGAGGATCAGCCCGTTCTCGCAGCCGAACGTGGAGACCATGATCGCCACGGCCATCACCACCGCGCCGATGCCGGGGAACACCGTGTCGATGAGCAGCGTGGCCACGCGATCCGACGGCGCCGACTGGATCGACGCCAGCGGCAGCGTCACGAGGTACGCGATGTTCGAGAGGACGTAGAGGCCCGTCACGATGGCCGTCCCGAGCACGAGCGATCGCGGCAGCGTGCGGCGCGGGTCCTTCACCTCGCCCGCCGTGAAACAGATGTTGTGCCACGCGTCGGACGAGAAGAGCGACCCCGTCTGCGCGATGCCCATCGCGACGAACAGGCCGAACACCGTGGCCGCCGTGAGCGACGGCGCGAGTTCGACGACGCCACGCGGTTCCCAGAGGTTGCCGAAGTTGGCCGCCACCGCGTCGGCGTTCCACCCGAGGAGCAGGCCCGTGCCGATGAGCGCGACGAGCGCGCCCGTCTTCGCCGTCGTGAAGACGTTCTGCACGACGCGGCCGTACTCGAGACCGCGCGTGTTGGTCCATGTGAGGAGTGCGATGAGGAGCACGCCGAGCAACTGCGCCGTCGAGAGCGACAGCGCGTAGCCCGACGAGATGTGGATCGGCGCGATGAGGTAGCGGTCTTCGGCGATGGCCGGGAACACCACTCCGGTGAAGCGCGCGAAGGCAACGGCCACGGCGGCGATCGTGCCCGCCTGAATCACCGTGAAGAGGGTCCAGCCGTAAAGGAACCCCCACAGTGGCGAGAACGCCTCGCGGAGGAAGATGTACTGCCCGCCCGCGCGCGGCATCATGGCGGCGAGCTCGCCGTACGCCAGCGCCGCGCCAATCGTGAGCAGGCCGGTGATGACCCAGGCGAGGAGCAGCCAGCCGGGGCTGCCGAGGAGGCGCGCCATGTCGGCCGACACGATGAAGATGCCCGACCCGATCATCGAGCCGACCACCACCATCGTCGCGTCGTAGAGGCCGAGCCCGCGCCGGAACTCGCTGTCGAGCCCGGCATCCCGCGCGTCGGCGGGCGATGGAGTCTGCATGGAACGGGGACTATATCAGGAGCCCGGGCACCGGGCACCGGGCACCGGACGGACGGGGAGCAAAGGACGAAAGTGTAGCCGCCGGAGTCATCCGGCGGTCAGCATCGTGCGGGCGCGGGCGATGACTGACGAGGCCTTGGCCGTCAGGCCGTACGGGGCCAGGGCGTCGAAGTGGGCCCACTCGGCATCCGACACATCGTCGCCGGGCATGAGGGTGCCGCTGACAGGGACGCACAGATAGTCGACGAGCACGAAGTGATACTTCACGCGGCCGTCCTCGTCGTGCAGGATGCGGTCGAAGACCTCGATCACGGCGCCCACCTGCACCGCGAGGCCAGTCTCCTCGCGGAGTTCGCGCGCCACGCCGTCTTCGAGCGACTCCCCCACTTCGAGCGTGCCGCCGGGGATGCTCCAGCGCAGCGCCAGCGGCTCGTACTTCCGCTTGATCAGCACCACGCGGTCGCCATCGACGATCACGCCGCCGACGCCGACGATGGGACGCGAGGGATAGAGACGCTGCGACACGGCCGTGGACTCAGGCGAGGCGTGCCGCCGCGGGGGGCATCGCGTCTGATGACGATGCCCGGACCGCACGGCGCGTGAGCGCGATCTCGACCAGCATCGCCAGTGGTCCCACGATGAAGAGCGCGTAGTACGGCGCGTGAACGGCCTCCATCAACCGGAACACGGCTTCGAGCGCGGCCACGAGCGCCACCACCACGCACTGCGCCCAGCGCGGACGCACGGTGGTCTTGGGGTCAGTGATCATGAAGAAGATGTACAGCTGATACATCGGTCCGGTGATGGGCGCGACCTCCGCGAGGAACGGATGGCCCGTGTACCACGCGCGCACGAACGACAGGACAACGAAGGACACGACGTAGGTGGCCGTGATGTGGAAGCGGCCGAGCGTGCCGATGATGACGGCACCGAACAGCCACACGGTCACCATCGGCAGCAGCATGTTGCCCCACTGCACGCTGAGGCTGGCCACCGAGTCGGCCGCGAGCACCAGCATCGCCACGATGCCGAAGTTCGACGGGTTCCAGATGTGCCGCCCGTCCACGCGCAGCAGGTACTTTGACGTGATGGAGATCGCTGCGCACAGCGCGTACGGCCAGAAGTCTGGCGACCGCACGAGCATCCCGATGCTGATGCCGGAGATGTAGGCACTGGCCAGGTGCGGCCACTGTCCGAGCAGCAGACGTGCGAGCACGATCTCCATGCCGATCGACGTCGCGATCGCCAGGAACGTGCGCGACCAGCTCTCGAGGAAGCCGAATGTGTACTGGCCCACGGCCAGGACGAGCGTGACGAGTACCGGTGCGAGATAGCGCTTGTCCAGCGTCATGCCGGTTCCTTCAGTGCGTGGATCTGGTTGATCGACGGCCGCTCGATGGTCTGGACCCTGCCCGACGGCCATCGCACCTCCACGCGCTCGACCGCGTCAGCGGTCCCGAGCCCGAAGTGCAGGCGACGCTGGTTCTGCGCACAGAAGCCCGATCCGGCGAGCACCTCCTGCACCTGCACCGCTCCCGCGCGATGCACGGCGACCTGCGCGCCGATCGCGTCCCTGTTGCTGCATCGATGCGTGGCCGGGCCCGGAGGGCCGGCTCTGTCTTCTTCAACGGACGGCATTCCGGGGCGACATCCGCCTTCGAGTTCGAACGCCACCCAGTTGCGGCCCTGGGCGACGTCGTTCTTGTAGAACAGCAGCGGCCCGCGCTGATTGGCCACGATGACGTCGAGCACGCCGCGATTGTCGAAGTCGGCAAGCGACACGGCGCGGCCGTCGTACTGGTCGGTGACGCCGACCATGCGAGCCACGTCGATGAAACGTCCCGCGCCGTCGTTCATCCACACGCGCTTCGGCTGATAGCCGGCCAGGCTTCGCGTACCCATGGCCGGCCAGTTGGCGGCATCGCCAATCACGACCTCATGGCCACCGGCCACCTTCGAGTAGTCGTACCAGTAGTTCTCGTTGCGCGACGCCGACACGTAGCCGTTCACGAGATACAGGTCGAGCGCGCCGTCGTTGTTCAGATCGCCGAACTGCGCACCGAAGCTCCAGCCGCCGAGCGCGACGTTCATCGACGAGGCGAGGTTCTCGTACATCGGCAGGCCGTCGGCGCGCGTCGATGACGGTACCCACAGGTTGTTGCCCTGGATGAGGATGCCCTCTTCGGAGATGTTCGAGACGTAGATCGCGAACCGGCCCTGATTGAGCACGTCGCCGACAGACGCGTTCATGCCGCTCTTGGGCGCGTAACCCACGCCCGTCTCGCGGCCGGCTTCGCGGAACGTGCCGCCATCGTTGACAAACAGCTCCGACACGCCGTAGTCGTTCGCGATGAAGAGATCGGGATACCCCGTGCCGCGCAGATCCGCGGCGACCGCCGCGAGCGCCCAGCGCGTGGACGACAACCCGCGCGCGGCGCTCACCTCCTCGAATCGCCCGTCGCCGAGGTTGCGATACAGGTACTTGCGACCGCCGTTGCGCGCGTACTCGAAGCTCTCCGGCATGATGCGCGTGTTCGGCAGCCTCCACAGGTTCACGTCGGCCGCGTAGTAGCCACCCATGAAGAAGTCGAGGTGCCCGTCGCGATCGAAGTCGAACCACACGGCGGCGTTGATGTTGGCCCACGACGGCAGGCCGGCCCGCTCGCTCACGCGCGTGAACACGCGTCCCTGCTCGTTGTGGAACAGTTCGGGGCGTCCCCAGCGATACAGCAACAGGTCGGGATAGCCGTCGTTGTCGTAGTCGCCCCACACAGATCCCATCGATACGCCCGTTGCCGGATCGTTGAGCGCGGCGAGCCCCAGCGCGGCGGCGACGTCCTCGAACGTACCGTCGCCCTTGTTGCGAAACAGACGATTGCGGGATCCCTCGCCGCTGTTGGTGACGTAGAGGTCCGAGAGTCCGTCGGCGTCGACGTCCACCACCGCCACTGCCGCGCCCATCGAGGCCACCTGCGGCATGATGTGCGCGAGCCTGGCATCGAAGGTCGGACCTTCGTGCGTGAACGTGAGTCCCGCGGCGGCAGACGACTCGGTGAGTCTGAAGCCGTAGCGATCGAGCGCGTCACCCGATGCAGCGCTCATGGCCTGACGCTGTTTCGCGTGACGGATGGCTGCCGGCGTCGCGAGCAGCGCGATGAAGAACGCCGTCAGCAGGATGCGGGCGCGAACGCTCATTGCCGTGCACCCTCTGGCGCGCCGCGCAACGCGGCGCGCGCAGCAGGGGCGACATAGCGCGTATGGTACGTGGCGAAATCCTCGGCGTGCTGGCGATACACGGGGTCGTCCTCGAGCGTGGCAGGCCGGCGGTCGTAGCGGCCCGATGCGTGCGTGGGCAGTGGCAGCACCGTGCGCGAGGCGGTGGTGTTGTAGTCACCGTCCTTCACCCATCCATCGGCAACCACGATGAAGTC contains the following coding sequences:
- a CDS encoding ABC transporter ATP-binding protein, which gives rise to MIALDDVTVVYGPSDALSGVSVQFPPGAVGLLGPNGAGKSTLIKALLGFVAPSRGRMHVFGLDVRHRAAEIRTRIGYMPENDAHIPGMNAVTFVAYCGQLSGLPPVDAMQRAHEVLYYVGLGEARYRNVETYSTGMKQRIKLAQALVHDPDLLFLDEPTNGMDPKGRDEMLALIHDLGHAKRVNLILSSHLLPDVEHACDHVIVMDKGRVATQGPIATLKGQGGSVFELRIKGDLPAFLTALRGNGIEAHGTDQDVMRVLVPAGRSARDVFTLASAHGMQVRHLRPSVPTLEDVFIDAIEGGGRAHP
- a CDS encoding amino acid permease: MQTPSPADARDAGLDSEFRRGLGLYDATMVVVGSMIGSGIFIVSADMARLLGSPGWLLLAWVITGLLTIGAALAYGELAAMMPRAGGQYIFLREAFSPLWGFLYGWTLFTVIQAGTIAAVAVAFARFTGVVFPAIAEDRYLIAPIHISSGYALSLSTAQLLGVLLIALLTWTNTRGLEYGRVVQNVFTTAKTGALVALIGTGLLLGWNADAVAANFGNLWEPRGVVELAPSLTAATVFGLFVAMGIAQTGSLFSSDAWHNICFTAGEVKDPRRTLPRSLVLGTAIVTGLYVLSNIAYLVTLPLASIQSAPSDRVATLLIDTVFPGIGAVVMAVAIMVSTFGCENGLILAGARAYYAMARDGLFFKRAAELNQAQVPAFGLVLQGVWAVLLVLPRTYDVTTGTYGNLYSNLLDYVISAALLFYALTVAGLFRLRITRPDAPRPYKAFGYPVVPALYIVGALSILLVLFAYRPATTWPGLVIVLTGVPVYLLARRGRRS
- a CDS encoding NUDIX hydrolase codes for the protein MSQRLYPSRPIVGVGGVIVDGDRVVLIKRKYEPLALRWSIPGGTLEVGESLEDGVARELREETGLAVQVGAVIEVFDRILHDEDGRVKYHFVLVDYLCVPVSGTLMPGDDVSDAEWAHFDALAPYGLTAKASSVIARARTMLTAG
- a CDS encoding CRTAC1 family protein is translated as MSVRARILLTAFFIALLATPAAIRHAKQRQAMSAASGDALDRYGFRLTESSAAAGLTFTHEGPTFDARLAHIMPQVASMGAAVAVVDVDADGLSDLYVTNSGEGSRNRLFRNKGDGTFEDVAAALGLAALNDPATGVSMGSVWGDYDNDGYPDLLLYRWGRPELFHNEQGRVFTRVSERAGLPSWANINAAVWFDFDRDGHLDFFMGGYYAADVNLWRLPNTRIMPESFEYARNGGRKYLYRNLGDGRFEEVSAARGLSSTRWALAAVAADLRGTGYPDLFIANDYGVSELFVNDGGTFREAGRETGVGYAPKSGMNASVGDVLNQGRFAIYVSNISEEGILIQGNNLWVPSSTRADGLPMYENLASSMNVALGGWSFGAQFGDLNNDGALDLYLVNGYVSASRNENYWYDYSKVAGGHEVVIGDAANWPAMGTRSLAGYQPKRVWMNDGAGRFIDVARMVGVTDQYDGRAVSLADFDNRGVLDVIVANQRGPLLFYKNDVAQGRNWVAFELEGGCRPGMPSVEEDRAGPPGPATHRCSNRDAIGAQVAVHRAGAVQVQEVLAGSGFCAQNQRRLHFGLGTADAVERVEVRWPSGRVQTIERPSINQIHALKEPA
- a CDS encoding ABC transporter ATP-binding protein, giving the protein MSGAVISVDGVSKWYGQVIGLNDVTVSIPPGITGLLGPNGAGKSTFMKLVTGQLRPSKGSLTVLGQPIWNNPAAYTRLGFCPEQDAFYERMTGVEWVAALARLSGFSQDDARAAALRALDAVDLVPAADKKIGAYSKGMRQRVKLAQALVHDPELLILDEPLTGMDPLMRRRTIRLIRDWARDGRSVLVSSHILHEVEAMTSNVLLINNGRILAEGDVHDIRALIDHHPHTVHIRAERPRELARECLSFPYVRSLRFEADALVVETDQPDTFYTQLTTLAATESLGRIDEVTSPDDNLAAVFGYLVR
- a CDS encoding HDIG domain-containing protein — its product is MPDRDAALALLHEYTQGESLRRHAYAVEASVRGYARRMGGDEALWGVTALLHDFDYERWPSLDDHPYKGVEILRERGYPEVVTRAILSHADYSGVSRDSPLEKVLYACDEMSGFVMAAALVRPSKSVLDLEAASVKKRMKDKAFARAVSRDDMLHGAALLDLPIEAHIANVIESLRERADELGVR